The Nocardia sp. XZ_19_385 genome window below encodes:
- a CDS encoding MFS transporter, producing the protein MSLAVPVTVDPAAERVPLRRWFAVGAVALGTFAVVTSEQLPVGVLPSVSGALHVSEGVAGLMVTVPGLVASATAPLLPVAIGRLDRRIVLLGLITLMVVANLLSAFAPSFAILLAARFLVGIAIGGFWALAAGIAVRMVPAKYVPQATAIAFGGATAANVLGIPAGTLIGELADWRVAFGVLGGLGLLVVVALLLLLPTMPATEPVRLRTLGEQFGNPVVRAGVLVTFLLVSGHFAAFTFVSPILVSHTGIDKQLIGAALLAFGVAGIIGNFVTGAIGGRDIRVTLIVISILLASVLAVVALAGGTPITGVVLLLAWGLAFGGIPVGVQTWILRAAPDSTEAATALNTAMFNLAIALGALFGGLLADNVALTAVLWFGAALSGLAALAVWRTPARS; encoded by the coding sequence ATGTCTCTCGCTGTCCCCGTCACCGTCGATCCCGCTGCGGAACGAGTTCCGCTGCGGCGCTGGTTCGCCGTCGGGGCGGTCGCGCTGGGCACGTTCGCGGTGGTCACCTCCGAACAGCTGCCCGTCGGTGTGTTGCCTTCGGTCAGCGGTGCGCTGCACGTGTCCGAGGGCGTGGCTGGTCTGATGGTGACCGTGCCGGGTCTGGTCGCCTCCGCCACCGCGCCGCTGCTGCCGGTAGCGATCGGACGGCTGGATCGGCGCATCGTGCTGCTCGGCCTCATCACCCTGATGGTGGTGGCGAATCTGTTGTCCGCCTTCGCCCCCAGCTTCGCGATCCTGCTCGCCGCACGCTTCCTGGTCGGGATCGCCATCGGCGGATTCTGGGCGCTGGCCGCCGGGATCGCGGTGCGGATGGTGCCCGCGAAGTATGTGCCGCAAGCGACCGCCATCGCGTTCGGCGGCGCCACCGCCGCGAACGTGCTCGGCATCCCGGCCGGCACACTGATCGGCGAACTCGCCGATTGGCGCGTCGCTTTCGGGGTTCTCGGCGGGCTGGGCCTGCTGGTGGTTGTCGCGTTGCTGCTGTTGTTGCCGACTATGCCCGCCACCGAACCGGTCCGGCTGCGCACCCTGGGGGAGCAGTTCGGCAATCCGGTCGTCCGGGCCGGAGTCCTGGTCACGTTCCTACTGGTGAGTGGGCATTTCGCCGCGTTCACGTTCGTGAGCCCGATCCTGGTCTCCCACACCGGAATCGATAAGCAGCTGATCGGCGCGGCGCTGCTGGCATTCGGAGTCGCGGGCATCATCGGCAACTTCGTCACCGGTGCGATCGGTGGCCGCGATATCCGCGTCACCCTGATCGTCATCAGCATTCTGCTCGCGTCGGTGCTGGCGGTGGTCGCACTCGCGGGCGGCACTCCGATCACCGGTGTGGTCCTGCTGCTCGCCTGGGGTCTTGCATTCGGCGGCATTCCGGTCGGTGTGCAGACCTGGATCCTGCGCGCCGCACCGGATTCCACCGAGGCGGCCACCGCGTTGAACACCGCCATGTTCAACCTGGCGATCGCGCTGGGTGCGTTGTTCGGTGGTCTCCTCGCCGACAATGTCGCGCTCACCGCGGTGCTGTGGTTCGGTGCCGCGCTCAGTGGCCTTGCGGCCCTGGCGGTTTGGCGCACCCCCGCCCGCTCCTGA
- a CDS encoding tautomerase family protein, translating into MPFVELFVPKDSLDPEQREKIGEQLVSEVMLAEGAPDTEAARSISWLVVNEIDAWFVGGRRLPAGEKPKYVVRVGVPAGSMNDEKRSDIVRRVTRVLADADDDPARFTEAGSAWVHINEIPEGNWGARGEIVRIEDIVALVSS; encoded by the coding sequence ATGCCGTTCGTGGAATTGTTCGTTCCCAAGGACTCCCTCGACCCCGAACAACGCGAGAAGATCGGCGAACAGCTGGTGTCGGAGGTGATGCTCGCCGAGGGCGCGCCGGACACCGAGGCGGCCCGATCCATCTCCTGGCTCGTGGTCAACGAGATCGACGCCTGGTTCGTCGGCGGGCGCCGGCTCCCCGCCGGAGAGAAGCCGAAATACGTGGTGCGAGTCGGGGTTCCGGCCGGCTCGATGAACGACGAGAAACGCAGTGACATCGTGCGCCGCGTCACCCGGGTGCTCGCGGACGCCGACGACGACCCGGCGCGTTTCACCGAGGCCGGCTCCGCCTGGGTGCACATCAACGAGATTCCGGAAGGCAACTGGGGAGCGCGCGGTGAGATCGTGCGGATCGAGGACATCGTCGCCTTGGTATCCAGTTAG
- a CDS encoding helix-turn-helix domain-containing protein, whose amino-acid sequence MQRTSFAEMHCSIGQSLERVGEWWTPLIVRDIYLGLHRFDDIAENLGISRNLLTRRLEALVTDEIVERQAYQERPLRHEYHLTAAGRELVPVLMALMAWGDKWATPVGGPPVRLVHNDCGEHFTPQVCCSACGKPATADNVTALAGPGAASGPGTKVLARRGDLRPQGKSEKRTS is encoded by the coding sequence ATGCAACGGACCAGCTTCGCGGAGATGCACTGCTCGATCGGGCAGTCCCTGGAACGGGTCGGGGAATGGTGGACGCCGCTGATCGTGCGAGACATCTACCTCGGCCTGCACCGGTTCGACGACATCGCCGAGAACCTCGGCATCTCCCGCAATCTGCTCACCCGCCGGCTCGAGGCGCTGGTCACCGACGAGATCGTGGAGCGGCAGGCGTATCAGGAACGGCCGCTGCGGCACGAATACCACCTCACGGCCGCTGGACGCGAGCTCGTTCCGGTCCTGATGGCGCTGATGGCGTGGGGCGACAAGTGGGCTACGCCGGTGGGCGGGCCGCCGGTGCGGCTGGTGCACAACGACTGCGGGGAACACTTCACGCCGCAGGTCTGCTGCTCGGCGTGTGGGAAACCGGCAACCGCGGACAACGTGACAGCGCTGGCCGGCCCCGGGGCGGCATCAGGGCCCGGCACCAAGGTGCTCGCGCGCCGCGGCGACCTGCGGCCTCAGGGCAAGTCGGAAAAGCGCACGTCGTGA
- a CDS encoding DUF2993 domain-containing protein, whose protein sequence is MRGLLITIVLLAVALVAGDRVAVAMAQNEIGRKIAAEYQLPRQPGVAIKGFPFLTQALDGRYHDVDIQVGDWSQEKISVRNLDVTLTDVSAQLNDLLGGRTSNIVAATATATALVPYDTVRDFAPSGTETISNSPEGLRVTGTFSVEGIPVPATLVVTVAPAEGGFEVTPVSVQAAAGGPTIPLALLRRSLAFTVPLEQLPLGARLTAITPGNDGLHVTAVAHDVRFSDLP, encoded by the coding sequence ATGCGCGGGTTGCTGATAACGATCGTCTTGCTGGCGGTCGCGCTGGTCGCGGGTGACCGGGTCGCGGTTGCGATGGCGCAGAACGAGATCGGGCGCAAGATCGCCGCCGAGTACCAACTGCCCCGGCAACCGGGCGTCGCGATCAAAGGTTTCCCGTTTCTGACCCAGGCCCTCGACGGTCGCTATCACGACGTCGATATCCAGGTGGGCGACTGGAGCCAGGAAAAGATCTCCGTGCGCAACCTCGATGTCACGCTGACCGATGTGTCCGCGCAGCTCAACGACCTGCTCGGCGGTCGCACCTCCAACATTGTCGCGGCCACGGCGACAGCGACGGCGCTGGTCCCCTACGACACCGTGCGGGACTTCGCGCCGTCGGGCACGGAGACGATCTCCAACAGCCCGGAGGGGCTGCGCGTCACCGGGACCTTCTCGGTGGAGGGGATCCCGGTGCCCGCGACGCTCGTCGTCACCGTCGCACCGGCCGAGGGCGGCTTCGAGGTCACCCCGGTCTCGGTGCAGGCCGCGGCGGGCGGGCCGACGATTCCTTTGGCCCTGCTGCGCCGATCCCTCGCCTTCACCGTGCCATTGGAACAGTTGCCGCTCGGCGCCCGCCTGACCGCCATCACGCCGGGCAACGACGGCCTGCACGTCACCGCCGTCGCTCACGACGTGCGCTTTTCCGACTTGCCCTGA
- a CDS encoding alpha/beta fold hydrolase: MSSATTIVLVHGAFADAASWAPVAERLLAKGHRVVAPPVFNRSLSEDAAYIRSFVEQIDGPVLLAGHSYGGAVITVAGVADNVVGLVFVSGYVLEVGESLGQLQGGFPDSDLAANLVYAPYPNGDGEPGTDVSVDISAFPEVFAAGLDQARAQVLAVSQRPLSAFAFGEPATAAAWKTKPGWGIVSSADRTINPEVERFGYRRAGLRTVVELDAPHLVMQTHPDEVTAVITDAIAELA; the protein is encoded by the coding sequence ATGTCTTCCGCGACAACCATTGTTCTAGTGCACGGCGCCTTCGCCGATGCCGCCAGCTGGGCACCCGTAGCCGAGCGACTGCTTGCCAAGGGCCACAGGGTGGTGGCACCGCCCGTCTTCAACCGCAGCCTGTCCGAGGACGCGGCGTACATCAGGTCTTTCGTCGAGCAGATCGATGGACCGGTGCTGCTGGCCGGACACTCCTACGGCGGCGCCGTAATCACCGTCGCCGGGGTCGCCGACAACGTTGTCGGTCTCGTCTTCGTCTCGGGCTATGTCCTGGAGGTCGGCGAGAGCCTCGGCCAATTGCAGGGTGGGTTCCCGGACTCCGACCTCGCCGCCAACCTCGTCTACGCGCCCTACCCGAACGGCGACGGCGAGCCGGGCACCGACGTGTCGGTCGACATCTCGGCCTTCCCCGAGGTCTTCGCGGCGGGCCTCGACCAGGCGCGAGCGCAGGTGCTCGCGGTGTCCCAGCGGCCGCTGTCGGCGTTCGCGTTCGGTGAGCCCGCCACCGCGGCCGCCTGGAAAACCAAGCCGGGCTGGGGAATTGTGTCGAGCGCGGACCGCACCATCAATCCCGAGGTCGAACGGTTCGGTTACCGGCGAGCGGGGCTGCGCACGGTCGTCGAACTCGACGCACCTCACCTCGTGATGCAGACCCATCCCGACGAGGTGACCGCCGTCATCACCGACGCCATCGCCGAATTGGCCTGA
- a CDS encoding DUF1801 domain-containing protein encodes MTYLTDPRVDAYIDALPEWQQAICHEVRALVHAADPEVVETIKRTRQPYFVLDGNVCALLAAKTHVNVFLYDGAIVPDPEGIITAGHDNKTARTVAFREGETINARALTAMFKQIIANNRAGGWRKLKREMNAD; translated from the coding sequence ATGACCTACCTCACCGATCCCCGCGTCGACGCCTACATCGACGCACTCCCCGAGTGGCAGCAGGCCATCTGCCATGAGGTCCGCGCTCTCGTTCACGCCGCCGACCCCGAGGTCGTCGAGACCATCAAACGCACGAGGCAGCCGTATTTCGTCCTCGACGGCAATGTCTGCGCGCTGCTCGCGGCGAAAACTCACGTCAACGTGTTCCTCTACGACGGAGCGATCGTGCCCGACCCCGAGGGGATCATCACCGCGGGCCACGACAACAAAACCGCCCGGACCGTGGCCTTTCGCGAGGGCGAGACGATCAACGCCCGCGCCCTTACCGCGATGTTCAAGCAGATCATCGCGAACAATCGCGCGGGCGGCTGGCGAAAGCTCAAGCGCGAGATGAACGCGGACTAG
- a CDS encoding dihydrofolate reductase family protein, which produces MTRELVYTGFMSLDGVVDSPGGTAEGHRSGGWVMETEFVPEAFALKGEELADTTALMFGRRSYEVFAPIWRDSADHAAYKALPKYVVSTELAEDDLIEGWGPIEILRSTEDIAALKQGDGGAIFIHGSAELARRLGEADLIDRYNLLVFPVLLGAGKSLFSRADQDKQQLRLRESATYSNGVAKLVYDVVR; this is translated from the coding sequence TTGACACGGGAATTGGTCTACACAGGCTTCATGTCGCTGGACGGTGTGGTGGACTCGCCGGGCGGCACGGCGGAGGGGCACCGCAGCGGCGGTTGGGTCATGGAGACCGAGTTCGTGCCCGAGGCCTTCGCGCTCAAGGGCGAAGAACTGGCCGACACGACGGCGTTGATGTTCGGGCGGCGCAGCTATGAGGTGTTCGCCCCGATCTGGCGTGACTCGGCGGATCACGCCGCGTACAAAGCCCTTCCGAAGTACGTCGTTTCGACCGAGCTCGCCGAGGACGACCTGATCGAGGGCTGGGGTCCGATCGAGATCCTGCGGTCCACCGAGGACATCGCCGCGCTGAAGCAGGGCGACGGCGGCGCGATCTTCATTCACGGCAGCGCTGAGCTGGCTCGTCGGCTGGGGGAGGCCGATCTGATCGACCGGTACAACCTGCTGGTGTTCCCGGTGTTGCTGGGCGCGGGCAAGAGCCTGTTCAGCCGGGCCGATCAGGACAAGCAGCAACTGCGTCTGCGGGAGTCGGCCACCTACTCCAACGGTGTGGCCAAGCTGGTATACGACGTCGTGCGCTGA
- a CDS encoding NAD(P)-dependent oxidoreductase, translating into MSDHSKKSLTVLGLGDMGSALVRSWLAAGYAVTVWNRSARPAPEGAIPAATAAEAVAANPLVVVCLLDDASVRATLDGIDLTGHDIVNLTTSTPAEARALSDWIALRGGRFLDGGIMAVPSMIGVADSGAYVFYSGSADLHQDNAEALAVPAGVNYVGKDAGFAALYDIALLSAMWGMFAGAAHAFALIGAEDISPVDFAPLMVGYQQAMAGYAYGTAAQLARGDYAEGVESNLAMMVTTNRTLLRTAAEQGVSPELLTPFMALMERRVAEGGANESTTGVVDLLRR; encoded by the coding sequence ATGTCCGATCACTCGAAGAAGTCGCTCACCGTCCTCGGCCTCGGCGATATGGGCTCCGCCCTGGTCCGTTCCTGGCTCGCCGCCGGGTACGCCGTCACAGTCTGGAACCGCAGTGCCCGCCCCGCGCCCGAGGGCGCGATCCCCGCGGCCACCGCAGCCGAAGCCGTCGCCGCGAACCCACTGGTGGTCGTGTGCCTGCTCGACGACGCGTCGGTGCGCGCGACACTGGACGGCATCGACCTGACCGGCCACGACATCGTCAACCTGACCACCAGCACCCCGGCCGAGGCCCGCGCGCTGTCCGACTGGATCGCCTTGCGCGGCGGACGTTTCCTGGACGGCGGGATCATGGCGGTCCCGTCGATGATCGGTGTCGCCGACTCCGGCGCGTACGTCTTCTACAGCGGTTCGGCCGACCTGCATCAGGACAATGCCGAAGCCCTGGCCGTGCCCGCCGGGGTCAACTACGTGGGTAAGGACGCCGGATTCGCGGCCCTCTACGACATCGCCCTGCTCAGCGCGATGTGGGGCATGTTCGCCGGCGCCGCACACGCTTTCGCGTTGATCGGCGCCGAGGACATCTCGCCGGTCGATTTCGCGCCCCTCATGGTCGGCTACCAGCAGGCGATGGCCGGGTACGCCTACGGCACTGCCGCACAACTGGCGCGCGGCGATTATGCCGAGGGTGTCGAGTCGAACCTGGCGATGATGGTCACGACCAACCGGACGCTGCTGCGCACCGCCGCCGAGCAGGGCGTCAGTCCCGAACTTCTCACGCCGTTCATGGCACTGATGGAGCGGCGGGTCGCCGAGGGCGGTGCGAACGAGTCCACCACGGGTGTCGTAGACCTCTTGCGCCGCTAG
- a CDS encoding helix-turn-helix domain-containing protein produces MSNTFGEAPGLFKYAQGSGYVLPGKETGWWKGYFVPITRRPGAYTCGLDATLSVLNGKWKMMILWPLSERPHRFGELRREVPGVSEKVLTTQLRELEADGIVRREVFDEVVPRVEYSLTPLGELLNNALLPLEAWGREHLMDASPSPRPTL; encoded by the coding sequence ATGAGCAATACTTTTGGCGAGGCACCCGGGTTGTTCAAGTACGCACAAGGAAGTGGGTACGTACTTCCGGGTAAGGAAACAGGCTGGTGGAAGGGTTATTTCGTGCCGATCACACGCAGGCCGGGCGCTTACACGTGCGGGCTCGACGCCACCCTGTCGGTCCTGAACGGCAAGTGGAAGATGATGATCCTGTGGCCGCTGAGCGAACGCCCGCACCGCTTCGGTGAATTGCGCCGCGAGGTGCCCGGTGTGTCCGAGAAGGTCCTCACGACGCAACTGCGGGAGCTGGAGGCCGACGGAATCGTGCGCCGCGAGGTCTTCGACGAGGTGGTCCCGCGCGTCGAGTACTCGCTGACTCCGCTGGGTGAACTGCTCAACAACGCTCTGCTCCCGCTGGAAGCCTGGGGCCGTGAACATCTCATGGATGCCTCGCCGTCCCCTCGGCCCACGCTATGA
- a CDS encoding dihydrofolate reductase family protein yields the protein MTTQYYTATSLDGFLADSNNSLDWLFEVEDDGQTENITSSFRDGVGAMCMGATTYEWVLANDEPDSWAKWYGDTPCWVFTHRDLPAIPGANLRFVSGAVEPVHREMTEAAGAKNIWLLGGGELVGQFADAGLLDEIIASVAPVTLGSGAPLLPRRILAARLRLTDIGRFGQFAMLTYRLT from the coding sequence ATGACGACTCAGTACTACACCGCGACCAGCCTCGACGGCTTCCTGGCAGATTCGAACAACTCACTGGACTGGCTTTTCGAGGTGGAGGACGACGGGCAGACCGAGAACATCACCTCGTCGTTCCGCGACGGCGTCGGCGCCATGTGCATGGGCGCGACAACCTATGAATGGGTGCTGGCGAACGACGAACCGGACTCGTGGGCGAAATGGTACGGCGATACACCGTGCTGGGTGTTCACCCACCGCGATCTGCCCGCAATCCCCGGCGCGAATCTGCGCTTCGTGTCCGGCGCTGTCGAGCCGGTGCACCGGGAGATGACCGAAGCCGCTGGGGCCAAGAACATTTGGCTGCTCGGTGGGGGCGAGCTCGTCGGGCAATTCGCCGACGCCGGGTTGCTGGACGAGATCATCGCGTCCGTCGCGCCGGTGACCTTGGGCAGCGGCGCGCCGCTGCTGCCGCGCCGCATCCTGGCCGCGCGCCTGCGGCTCACGGACATCGGGCGGTTCGGTCAGTTCGCGATGCTCACCTATCGCCTGACGTAG
- a CDS encoding Acg family FMN-binding oxidoreductase produces the protein MYCVYPGFETIRAAVGLAQRAPSVHNSQPWRWQLMNDHLHLYADTSRHLTATDPQQRALTLSCGAVLHHARVALCALGWSSEVEYVPNPDVPEHLAVLHLAPHRPSATDIHMAAAMAHRRSDRRRYGWGQVPETYVKAAMQHATRFGAAVTTVTRDDHPALSKLMRRAAEHHENDALYQIELAAWSGRRGTREGVPARNATAIHAEDELPGRAFMDPVLIDPKPTPDAATWLMISTDRDDRLAQLRAGESLSALLLAATDLGLATCIQTEPLGLPELREDIRFSLCEGAHPQVMVRTGLVTHAGPLPETPRRLSDDVLAHSLV, from the coding sequence ATGTACTGCGTCTACCCAGGTTTCGAGACGATCAGAGCAGCGGTCGGACTGGCCCAGCGGGCACCCTCGGTGCACAATTCGCAGCCCTGGCGCTGGCAGCTGATGAACGACCATCTGCACCTCTATGCCGACACTTCCCGGCATCTGACCGCGACCGATCCGCAGCAGCGGGCGCTGACTCTCAGCTGCGGCGCGGTCCTGCATCACGCGCGGGTAGCGCTGTGCGCGCTCGGCTGGAGCAGCGAGGTCGAGTATGTCCCGAATCCCGATGTGCCGGAACATCTTGCCGTGCTGCACCTCGCACCGCATCGGCCCTCCGCGACCGACATCCACATGGCGGCCGCCATGGCGCACCGCCGCAGCGACCGCCGCCGATATGGGTGGGGTCAGGTGCCGGAAACCTATGTGAAGGCCGCCATGCAACACGCCACCCGCTTCGGCGCGGCAGTGACGACCGTGACGCGCGACGACCATCCCGCGTTGAGCAAACTGATGCGCCGGGCCGCGGAACACCATGAGAACGACGCGCTCTATCAGATCGAACTCGCCGCCTGGAGTGGCCGGCGTGGTACCCGCGAAGGCGTCCCCGCGCGTAACGCCACCGCGATTCACGCCGAGGACGAACTACCTGGCCGGGCGTTCATGGACCCCGTCCTGATCGACCCCAAACCCACTCCCGACGCGGCGACCTGGCTGATGATCTCCACCGATCGTGACGATCGTTTGGCGCAGCTGCGGGCGGGTGAGTCGCTCAGCGCGCTCCTGCTCGCGGCTACCGACCTGGGGTTGGCCACCTGTATCCAGACCGAACCCCTCGGCCTGCCCGAGCTGCGTGAGGACATCCGCTTCTCGCTGTGCGAGGGCGCGCATCCCCAGGTGATGGTGCGCACCGGTCTCGTCACGCACGCGGGCCCGCTGCCGGAGACTCCGCGCCGTCTGTCCGACGACGTGCTCGCGCATTCATTGGTCTAG
- a CDS encoding HemK2/MTQ2 family protein methyltransferase, with protein MRLLRAPGVYRPQTDTWLLARAAADATLPADPRVLDPCTGTGALALFAARAGAAEVVAVDVSRRAIMTAWANSRMHGLPIELIHGDFTQVLGDRTFDVVLANPPYVPSPEPVPAHGAARAWDAGGDGRVILDRLCAQLPTLLAPGGVALIVQSELCGSEQTMKLLRDNTLKAAIVARQTIDFGPVLHKRAPWLEAAGLIPPGCRYEELVVIRADRIER; from the coding sequence ATGCGACTCTTACGTGCGCCGGGCGTATACCGCCCGCAAACAGACACCTGGCTGCTGGCCCGGGCGGCGGCCGATGCCACCTTGCCCGCCGATCCGCGGGTCCTCGATCCGTGTACGGGGACCGGGGCGCTCGCCCTGTTCGCCGCACGCGCGGGCGCGGCGGAGGTGGTCGCCGTGGATGTCTCGCGGCGCGCGATCATGACCGCCTGGGCGAACAGTCGAATGCATGGTTTGCCGATCGAATTGATCCATGGCGACTTCACCCAGGTACTCGGTGACCGCACCTTCGACGTGGTGCTGGCCAACCCGCCCTATGTGCCGAGTCCGGAACCGGTGCCCGCCCACGGCGCGGCCCGGGCCTGGGACGCGGGCGGGGATGGGCGGGTGATCCTGGACAGGCTGTGCGCGCAGCTGCCGACGTTGTTGGCGCCCGGCGGGGTCGCGCTGATTGTGCAGTCGGAGCTGTGTGGATCCGAGCAGACGATGAAGTTGCTCCGTGACAACACGCTGAAGGCCGCGATCGTCGCCAGACAGACGATCGACTTCGGGCCGGTATTGCACAAGCGCGCACCGTGGCTGGAAGCCGCCGGACTCATACCGCCCGGTTGCCGTTACGAGGAATTGGTGGTGATCCGTGCCGACCGCATCGAACGCTGA
- a CDS encoding CDGSH iron-sulfur domain-containing protein, translating to MPTASNAEATEDRRRVTLVAGGPALIEGPVEVVTEDGTVFTSDRFLVALCMCRRSKNFPFCDTSHRKRARRTTGE from the coding sequence GTGCCGACCGCATCGAACGCTGAAGCGACCGAGGATCGGCGGCGGGTAACTCTCGTCGCAGGTGGCCCCGCACTGATCGAAGGACCGGTCGAGGTGGTCACCGAGGACGGAACTGTCTTCACCTCCGATAGATTCCTCGTGGCCCTGTGTATGTGCAGGCGCAGCAAGAACTTTCCGTTCTGCGACACCAGTCACCGCAAGCGGGCCCGC